The following DNA comes from Cryptococcus deuterogattii R265 chromosome 2, complete sequence.
CTCCTCGAAAACCTCGAGCTCGGAAATCCAAGGGAGGGGAAAACCAACTTATCCCTGTGTCTAAAAGCAATGCCCCAGCGCCTGAAACCAAGGTCGAAAACGAGGCAGAAgccaaggacaagaagaagaggagaaagagggagtCTAGAGCTGGTACTGAGGTGGAGACAAAAGAATCTTTGACAGAGGATGCCAGAGTAGATGCGCCGGCCGCCGATGATAAAGAAAATGACGATGGAAAGGTTCaggaggaggcgaagggaaaggaaaatggtGCGGacaaggtggagaagagagagaagaccAGTGACGAGGCAAGcaaagagggcaagaaaCGGAAGCGCAAGGCTGAACAAGCTCATGTCGATCCTCAAACTACGACTGCAGAAGTCTCCGCCTCCCCCGTTGCTGCTACTACTGCCGAAGAAAATAATGAACCCAGGGAGAAAAAGCCCAAGCGAGAAAAGCGTCAAAAGATAAAGTCTGTCAAGGGCGCTATTGATATCTCCAAACAACCCGAAGTAGATGTGCAAGTTGCGCCGGAAGGGTCGGAATCAACAACAATCTTTACAGATGCGTCCCTTTCTGACCAGGCTAAGAAAAGTGAGAATGAAATACCTCTTCTACATGTGTATGCCGTTTCGCTCATGCTTGTCCAACTTTTCCTGCAGACATTTTCTACGCTCAcctctttgctctttcaCAATCCCCTTCTCCGGCACCTAACGCTCCCTCGTGGAAATTTAGCAAGGCCAAACAAAATTGGTTAATGCGGAATATTTTCAGCCATATCGAAGTATGTTGTTTGACAGGCACACACGTAGCGGTCGAGGGATGGGACTAACGATGATCCATGATGCTAGGTACCAGAGACGTACTTTGAAGTAGTTCTGGGGTATCTGAAGACTACCCAAGGCCATTCACGAAACGTATGGCAATATCCACCGTACTATCCGTTATTAACGAGTTTTTTCGGCTAATGATGTTACACCATCGCAGACTCTGGTCGAACAAGCCAAGAAAATTCTCGAGCCGCCCGAGGCGCCGGCCGTTGAATCTGTCGATCCCGCGGTCGAAAAAAGTACAGACGACGCAGTGCCATCTGAGGCTGCATCTCCAAAGGAAGAACCCAAGGTGGAGAATACGACACAGAAACAGGCGGATAACGTCGACCCTGACGTACCCATGACCGAGACATCCGAACCAGCTTCTGAGcagttggagaaggagaaggtaaAGCAAATCAAGGAGACTAGGGCCCGGCAGTTATTAGAAGCCATGGGAGTAGCTCAATAACGTTTCTATATATCATCAAGTCTGAATATCTATCCCCGCATGTTTCAATTTTTTCTGGGCAAGGTCAAGCCATTAGCATCATCTGTGAAACTTTTGCAAGTGCATGTATATACTCTTTTTATCCTTCCTTGTACATATATCTCTTATCACACCGGTCAGTGGCATCAATCACCAAACAGACAACAAACAAATGCGGGAGGATGGTACAAGTTTTATAAATTTTGCATAACATCGACACATAATTCAACCATCGCTAACGGATAGACGAACTCTTTACAACTCGGCGCCCTCTCGCGCTCAAACCTCTCCTCCAGGTCCTCTTGCTGGAGGATCACAGataatgaagagaaggtggagcATACGAGGAAACCGAAGGTCGGCTGGTGCGAAGAAAAATGTCGATTGTTGGGCAGTTGGTGAGAGGGGGGGTTTGAGGGAATAATATACAGCGAGTGCAACTCCTGGACGAAAGGAGTTGCAAAGAGCGATATGAGAAGTGGGCACCACAGCCactgttgttgtttgtgAATGATGACGAGCTCCATCCTTAACGGCGAGATCTTGAATGTCGGATAAATGACTTGAAGCTTCGGCCGAGAAATGCCCCACCgaaggcgaggaaaaggtaaGGAAGTAAAAGCCCGGTCTGACCGGCtaggaagaaaaagaaaaagaattaAAAATTACTAAAGAATCATATAGATAAATGGGTCCAAACTGGGAAAAAAGGGTCAAGGAGGATTGATACGGCCATCGTCGATGTAGAGAATGCGAGTGCACCGACGACGTGGAGCAAGTAAGAGAAGACAAGTCAAAAAAGGAATGACGGAATCCCTTCGACTTGCTCATCCATTGATAATCTTGGCGCGCCGAACCATTTGTcgtttcctcttcgtccttcaCTAAACATCCACCATCACTTTCGATTCGCTTATTTACCAACCACCGGTGTCCCTGGCTTTAGTCTGACTCCTCAGTTGTCGTTGGTTATCCTGCGCTACACAATTATCAGAGACCCTTTCGCATGTCAAAAGAGATTCTGCTTACTCTGCaatccatcatcgccaGTGGAGCCAGAGCTCTTCACTCCCGGCTGCAAGGACCAGTCAAAGACATAGTCGTACTGGAATCCCTCCCGGATAAACAAGTCACGGAAGAGCTTGCGGAGGTAAGAGTAGTCCGGCTTGTCGTCGAATCGAAGAGAACGGCAATAGTTGAGATAGATGGCAAATTCATGGGGGAAACCTCGACACAGGACTTCGGTAGGAGTAGTCATTTCTGCCAACGATATCAGCATTAAAAGACAGATTATGGATCCactcactcttctccataaTTCGGTCATACTTCTGCTTCTTGGTAGCGGCCTTCAAACCCTGCCAAGGAAGTTGGCCACGGAGGAAGTACTAACGAAATATCAGTAAGGAACAATCTTCCGACGCATACTACTCACCATCAACACATAGCCCAATGACTCAAGATCATCTCGACGAGATTGTTCTACACCCAAATGGGTGTTGATAGAAGTGTATCGTGCGGTACCAGTAAGATTCTTGTTCTCCCTGTAAGGGATGTGCAGGTGTGTCTTAGGGTCTCGGTACTTCTTAGCCAATCCAAAGTCAATCACATTCACTTGGTTTCCACGCTTTCCAACACCCATCAAGAAATTGTCCGGCTTGATATCTCGATGAATGAAGTTACGAGAGTGAATATATTCAACTCGAGAGATAAGTTGATCGGCTAGCAAAAGCACAGTCTTAAGACTGAGTTTGCGGTTGCAGAAGTTGAACAGATCCTCAAGAGAGGGGCCCAACAAATCAAGCACCATGGCGTTGTAGTCGCATTCCGTTCCGTACCATCTGACAAAGGGGATACCAACACCACCTGCAAGAGTCTTGTACACCTTGGACTCGTACTCGAGCTGGGGGTGCTTCGCTTTAACAGACTCAAGTTTGATAGCAACCTCTTCGCCGGAAACGATGTTGACACCAAGGTAGATATCACCTGTAATAACGTGAGCGTCCTTTACCGTACAAGTTGAAAGCTGACTGACCAAATGAACCACTgccaatcttcttgccaatCCTGTACTTTCCTCCCACTCGAAGGTCCATGGAAGTCATTCTGTGATGCGATGTCACGATTGTCATTGGAGCAAAGCAAGTAATGTGTCACCGAACAAATAAGAGATGCGACGTTGTATGCGTTGTGCAGACGAGTTCGTTTGAGCGATGATAAGACGAGTTATGACCCCGTAAAAAGATAGCGGATGACAACCAGGATTGACAAATAATGTATGTTGTTGAATGAAACATGGGTATGCACGATGGTTAAGCAACGTTGTTGAGAGACATGAAGATGCGTTGGGGACATTGAGTATCGGAGCGAATCAAAGTAGTGTAGAATGAAAGGAGGTGTAAATCATGAGGACGCATGATAAGGGACAAGACGAATGTGATTGGCAAGAGAGGTCGATGCGACGAAGGTTGGTGGGCGATTGGAGTACGACGATAAAATCACGAGTCAGCGTCGTATTCCGAATATTCCCATATATGCCAACTCCCGGCGCACTCCACAATATCTCGTCCACATTCCTCACGAACTCTCTGACAATGGTCAAAGAATCGCATCAAAAGGCaatgaggagatgatgaccTCCGCAAGATGTGTGATGGGACTTGCGCAGTCCCCAGCGTACACATGGTCTCCTGACCAAGGATCCACCGGAAATAACAGGCCACATTTGCTCCGCACATCACGATTTCTGACAACAACACGAGCAACACTCACCTGAATATTAATTTGCTTGTTGAGACCGGTCGTAAGATGCGCTAGGTGGGCGAGAATCAGGAAGTAGAAGTACGCTTTATGAGGTCGTCCAAGTTCGTTGAATATGCGAAAAAGCAGGTAGGCGAATGGCCGTGGTTTGAGGAAGGGAACGTTCCACGAGCAGGCGAATGACGAATAACGGGGTTTGCGATGGGAGAGAGGTttgtggaaaaggatgcaggatatgaatgaaaggaaAGTCTCCGAGTCAGCGCGATTCTCTGCAgattttcctcttttcatATGGCGTCACTGTCTGGGACTTGTGTCTCGGAAGAACAGGCGGTCCCAAATGTGCGGATGTTTTGGAGGCAGGCACTCACCTTAAATGAAATAAAAGAGACAGAGCGGAAgtaggaggaggaaggaaggaagtggaagagagaaagacatGATGACTGGATTGCGAGTAACGTGGTGGTGGAAGGATCGACGGTGGGACTCCCATCAGACAGTATTCCCGAATAACCCCGATACTGTGGCACCCTGAACACGCACGCGTCTTAGCTTTCCTCATTGTCGGCTACGCTTGGTATTAGTATTACGATTCAACACATACAGTATAACCATTCTCTCGCTCCTTCTTTAGTCAAGTCGGCCAGTGCTCGTACAATGGTAAACATATTCCACTCGGGGTCTATCCATACTGACCGTACCAGTCCTTCCGCGTAGTCCCCCCCACAGCTCAGACATCCACCGACCCTCATGTCGTCTCTACTCAGGTTTGTGCTCCGGCATTTTTGACTAACACCTTACTCATGAAGTACCACATAGGCTACtgtccatcccatctctgGAACGCATGACACTTTCCGATATGGCCTAAAATCTGCCGCTCAAAGTGTGGCCGCCGGTACAACGAGCCCCCTTCAAGCCCGATTGGAGAAGGTTGGTCTGTCCTTTGTATCAGGCGATGGCCGGTGAATCTGATAAGAAGTAGTGGTCTCAAACGCAAACCCAACTTCAACAAAGCATTCAACGCAGCACATTTGGACTTGCTGTCCCTATGAAGCAAGCCATGGAAGTTAAGCTCG
Coding sequences within:
- a CDS encoding nucleolar protein, with the protein product MASSLQGTVPQQPTALPVSPGNIQKEKKARKRAKKDQPPPEGALSTESKPDAESERPPRKPRARKSKGGENQLIPVSKSNAPAPETKVENEAEAKDKKKRRKRESRAGTEVETKESLTEDARVDAPAADDKENDDGKVQEEAKGKENGADKVEKREKTSDEASKEGKKRKRKAEQAHVDPQTTTAEVSASPVAATTAEENNEPREKKPKREKRQKIKSVKGAIDISKQPEVDVQVAPEGSESTTIFTDASLSDQAKKNIFYAHLFALSQSPSPAPNAPSWKFSKAKQNWLMRNIFSHIEVPETYFEVVLGYLKTTQGHSRNTLVEQAKKILEPPEAPAVESVDPAVEKSTDDAVPSEAASPKEEPKVENTTQKQADNVDPDVPMTETSEPASEQLEKEKVKQIKETRARQLLEAMGVAQ
- a CDS encoding CK1/CK1/CK1-D protein kinase — protein: MTSMDLRVGGKYRIGKKIGSGSFGDIYLGVNIVSGEEVAIKLESVKAKHPQLEYESKVYKTLAGGVGIPFVRWYGTECDYNAMVLDLLGPSLEDLFNFCNRKLSLKTVLLLADQLISRVEYIHSRNFIHRDIKPDNFLMGVGKRGNQVNVIDFGLAKKYRDPKTHLHIPYRENKNLTGTARYTSINTHLGVEQSRRDDLESLGYVLMYFLRGQLPWQGLKAATKKQKYDRIMEKKMTTPTEVLCRGFPHEFAIYLNYCRSLRFDDKPDYSYLRKLFRDLFIREGFQYDYVFDWSLQPGVKSSGSTGDDGLQTQDNQRQLRSQTKARDTGGW
- a CDS encoding proteasome maturation protein → MSFRVVPPTAQTSTDPHVVSTQATVHPISGTHDTFRYGLKSAAQSVAAGTTSPLQARLEKWSQTQTQLQQSIQRSTFGLAVPMKQAMEVKLVSESLHNPLLEQSTLSGLPIGGSHNLSLEILQGRDESLDADEFMGGSQSLAEVLDVNGALERKRGI